Proteins from a single region of Bacteroidales bacterium:
- a CDS encoding alpha/beta hydrolase, which translates to MEFNNINIRYREKGKGKTIVLLHGYLESLDVWEDFSNELSKNFRVISIDLLGHGQSGIYDETHTMEIMAEFVNFILNKLNVDKCFLVGHSMGGYVTLAFADKYPEKLISFSLFHSSPFADNDEKMANRKREIELIKQGKKQQLININIPKTFADSNLNLFKNEIEKNKSIAANTPDNGIIATLKGMALRTDKQHVLKNSKVPILLIIGKKDNYIPFEVGIKIAGISNSIKPVVFENSGHMGFIEEKDKAVKIISEFVNS; encoded by the coding sequence ATGGAATTTAACAATATAAATATCAGATACAGAGAAAAAGGAAAGGGAAAAACCATAGTATTATTGCATGGTTATCTTGAGTCGTTGGATGTTTGGGAAGATTTTTCGAATGAACTTTCAAAAAATTTCCGGGTTATTTCAATTGACCTTTTAGGACATGGGCAAAGTGGTATTTATGACGAAACACATACCATGGAAATAATGGCTGAATTTGTCAATTTTATCCTTAATAAACTAAATGTAGATAAATGTTTTTTAGTTGGGCATTCAATGGGAGGTTATGTAACACTTGCTTTTGCAGATAAATATCCTGAAAAACTTATAAGTTTTTCACTTTTTCATTCCTCTCCATTTGCTGATAATGATGAGAAAATGGCAAATCGCAAAAGAGAAATTGAATTAATAAAACAAGGCAAAAAACAGCAACTAATTAACATTAATATACCAAAAACATTTGCTGATAGTAATTTAAACTTATTTAAAAATGAGATAGAAAAAAATAAGTCAATTGCTGCTAATACTCCTGATAATGGAATAATTGCCACCCTGAAAGGAATGGCGTTGCGGACAGACAAACAGCATGTTTTAAAAAACAGTAAAGTTCCTATACTTTTAATTATTGGTAAAAAGGATAATTATATTCCTTTTGAAGTTGGTATAAAAATTGCAGGTATTTCAAATAGTATTAAACCGGTTGTTTTTGAAAACAGCGGACATATGGGATTTATTGAAGAAAAAGATAAAGCTGTGAAGATAATTAGTGAATTTGTTAATTCGTAA
- a CDS encoding HAMP domain-containing histidine kinase — MITLLNIYTNKKQWKLFLFVIAVIIGISSLTYTNILIKKLSVEERKKVELWAEGTKQLAIIDDPNQDFSFIVQVITNNETVPVILVDENNKINAFRNLDSIKSKDEKYLYRQLEKMKSANEPIEIILGKGHKNYIYYKDSTILTQLIYYPFLQLGVIALFILVSYFAFSYSRKSEQNQVWVGMSKETAHQLGTPISSLMAWHELIKQSDENVELVNEVEKDIKRLELITERFSKIGAAPYLKKSNIAVVINNAVNYIKTRTSDKIVFNLDFSPSDEIMVPVNSALFEWVIENICKNAVDSMNGRGNIDITLQDKTQVVYIDIKDSGKGIQKSKYKTIFQPGYTTKDRGWGLGLSLSKRIIEQNHSGKVFVKSSELNQGTIIRIVLKKNVR, encoded by the coding sequence ATTATTACATTATTGAACATTTATACTAATAAAAAACAGTGGAAACTTTTTCTTTTTGTAATAGCAGTAATTATAGGAATTTCCTCATTAACCTATACTAATATTCTTATAAAAAAACTATCTGTTGAGGAAAGAAAAAAAGTAGAACTTTGGGCAGAAGGCACAAAACAACTGGCAATTATTGATGATCCTAATCAGGATTTTAGTTTCATAGTACAAGTAATAACAAATAATGAAACAGTACCGGTTATTCTTGTTGATGAAAACAATAAAATTAATGCTTTTAGAAATTTAGATTCAATTAAATCAAAAGACGAAAAATATCTTTATCGTCAATTGGAAAAAATGAAATCAGCCAATGAACCAATTGAAATTATATTAGGAAAAGGACACAAAAACTATATATATTATAAAGACTCAACAATATTAACACAGCTTATTTATTATCCCTTTTTACAACTTGGTGTAATAGCCCTTTTTATTCTTGTTTCATATTTCGCATTTAGTTATTCCAGAAAGTCTGAACAAAATCAGGTATGGGTTGGAATGTCAAAAGAAACGGCTCATCAACTTGGAACACCCATATCATCACTAATGGCATGGCATGAATTAATAAAACAAAGTGATGAAAATGTTGAACTTGTCAATGAGGTTGAAAAAGATATTAAACGTTTGGAATTAATCACCGAAAGATTTTCGAAAATCGGAGCTGCTCCTTACCTTAAAAAATCAAATATTGCAGTTGTTATAAATAACGCAGTAAATTATATTAAAACACGTACATCTGATAAAATAGTTTTTAATCTTGATTTTTCTCCTTCGGATGAAATTATGGTTCCTGTAAATTCTGCATTATTTGAATGGGTAATTGAAAATATCTGTAAAAATGCTGTTGATTCAATGAATGGCAGAGGAAACATTGATATTACATTACAAGACAAAACACAAGTAGTTTACATTGATATTAAAGATTCCGGAAAAGGTATCCAAAAATCAAAATATAAAACCATTTTTCAGCCCGGTTACACTACCAAAGATCGTGGGTGGGGATTGGGACTTTCTTTATCCAAAAGGATAATCGAACAAAACCATTCCGGTAAAGTATTTGTAAAATCTTCAGAGCTAAATCAAGGCACAATTATTAGAATTGTTTTGAAAAAAAATGTGCGGTAA